The Mycolicibacterium cosmeticum DNA window CGTCGGACAGGTGGATGGCCAGTTGCGGCACCCGCAGGATCGGGTCGTCGATCCGCACCAGCCGATGCGCCACCTGGCCGCCATCCACGACGGACAGCCGGCCGCTGATGCCGAGGTCGCGGTCCAGCCACGAGTTCAGCCACGCGCCGCCGTAGGGCTGCAGGGCCACCACCTGCCAGCCGGCGACCACCCGGTCGGGGTGCTGTTTGACGCGCAGGTTGGGGCTGTCGGTGTGACCGCCGACGATCCGGAACGGCACCTGTCCCGGCGTCGAATCCCAGGCCACCAACGAGCCGGCCCGCACGGTGAAGAACTTGCCGCCGGAGTCGGGCCAGGCCTGCGATTCGGACAGTTCGGTGTACCCGGCAGCCTCCAGCAGCCGCGCGGCCGTCGCGCACACATGGAACGGGGACGGCGAGGCGTCGATGAACTCACACAGGCTCTGGGGGCTAGCAGGCATCTTTTCATCTTGACCGGTGAGACGTCGTCCGGCCGCGCTAGGGTCTGCGATGTGTCCGATCTTGTTCCGCAGGCGGTGCTCGCGCCACTGACCCCGGCCGCCATCTTCATGGTCGCCACCATCGACGACGGCGGCGAGCAGACCGTGCACGACGCACTCGGCGATATCTCTGGTCTGGTCCGCGCCATAGGGTTTCGCGATCCGACCAAGCACCTGTCGGTGATCACGTCGATCGGATCCGACGCCTGGGACCGGTTGTTCAGCGGGCCCCGCCCCGTCGAGCTGCATCCCTTCGTCGCGTTGGAGGGGCCGCGGCACCGCGCCCCGTCGACGCCGGGTGATCTGTTGTTCCACATCCGGGCGGAATCGCTGGACGTGTGTTTCGAGTTGGCGGGCAAGATCGTCGCCGCGATGGACGGCGCCATCACCATCGTCGACGAGGTGCACGGCTTCAAGTTCTTCGACAACCGCGACCTGCTGGGCTTCGTGGACGGCACGGAGAACCCGGACGGCCCGGTGGCGATGAGCGCCAGCCAAATCGGTGACGAGGATCCCGATTTCGCCGGCGGGTGCTACGTGCACGTGCAGCGCTACCTGCACGACATGTCGGCGTGGAACGCGCTGTCGGTCGAGGAGCAGGAGCGGGTGATCGGTCGCACCAAACTCGACGACATCGAACTGGACGACGCGGTGAAACCGGCGAATTCGCATGTGGCCCTCAACGTCATCGAGGACGAGCAGGGCAACGAGCTGAAGATCCTGCGGCACAACATGCCGTTCGGTGAGATCGGCAAGGGCGAGTTCGGGACCTACTACATCGGCTATTCGCGCACCGCCGCGGTCACCGAACGGATGCTGCGCAACATGTTCATCGGCGACCCGCCCGGCAACACCGACCGGATCCTGGACTTCTCCACCGCGGTGACCGGTTGCCTGTTCTTCACCCCGACGGCCGATTTCCTCGACGACCCGCCACCCATGCCCGGGCCGGCCGAGCCGGCCCCCGCCGTAGCCACCAGCACGCCCACGCCCACGTATTCCGGTTCACTGTCGATCGGCAGCCTGAAAGGACAACCCCAATGAACAACCTGTACCGCGAACTGGCGCCGGTCACCGACGAGGCGTGGGCCGAGATCGAGCAGGAGGCCACCCGCACGTTCAAGCGGCACATCGCCGGGCGCCGGGTCGTCGACTGCACCGGTCCGACCGGCGCCACCACCGCCGCGGTGTCCACCGGTCACCTGCTGGATGTGACCTCCCCGGGTGACGGTGTGATCGCGCACCTGCGCGACAGCCGTCCGCTGGTGCGGCTGCGGGTGCCGTTCACCATCACCCGCGAGGCCATCGACGACGTTGAACGCGGCTCGCAGGACTCGGACTGGGACCCGGTCAAGGACGCCGCCAAGAAGCTGGCCTTCGCCGAGGACCGGGCGATCTTCGAGGGGTACGCGGCGGCCAACATCCAGGGCATCCGCGCGGCCAGCTCCAACCCCGGCCTGGCGCTGCCCGAGGATCCGCGCGACTATCCCGATGTGATCGCCCAGGCGCTGTCGGAGCTGCGGCTGGCCGGTGTCGACGGCCCCTACTCGGTGCTGCTGTCGGCCGACGCCTACACCAAGGTCAGTGAGACCACCGAGCACGGTTATCCGTTGCGCGAACACCTCAACCGGGTGGTCGACGGTGACATCATCTGGGCCCCGGCCATCGACGGCGCGTTCGTATTGTCCACCCGCGGAGGCGATTTCGATCTGCAGCTGGGCACCGACGTGTCGATCGGCTACTCGAGCCACGACGCGGAGACGGTGCAGCTGTACCTGCAGGAGACCTTCACGTTCCTCAACTACACCGCCGAGGCCTCGGTCGCCCTGAGCGCCTGACGTTCCTCAGGCGAGCGGCCGTGTTTGCACGCCGACACGCCGCATCTGGTGGCATTTCGGGGCCGCTCGCCGGAGGAGTCAGGCCGTCAGCACCGCATCCAGCGCGGAGTAGAACAGGCCCAGGCCGTCGTCGGACGGGCCGGTCAGCGGCTCGGTGGCGTGTTCGGGGTGCGGCATCAGCCCCACCACCCGGCCGTCGGCCGAGCTGACCCCGGCGATCCCGCGCATCGACCCGTTGAGGTTCTCCCGGTAGCGGAAGACCACCCGGCCCTCACCCTCGAGTTCGTCGAGCACGGCCTCGGACGCCACATACCGGCCCTCGCCCGATTTCAGCGGCACCAGCAGGTCGGCGTCCTGTTCGTAACGGGTGGTCCAGGCCGTGGTGTTCGACGCCACCTGCAGCCACACGTCGCGGCAGATGAAGTGCAGACCGGCGTTGCGGGTCAGCGCACCCGGCAGCAGGCCCGACTCGCACAGCACCTGGAAGCCGTTGCAGATGCCCAGCACCGGCATCCCGCCGCGGGCCGCGTCGACGACGGACCGCATCACCGGCGCGAAGCTGGCGATGGCGCCGGCGCGCAGGTAGTCGCCGTAGGAGAACCCGCCGGGCACCACCACGGCGTCGACGCCCTTGAGGTCGGCGTCGGCATGCCACAGCGCGACGGCCTCACCGCCGGCCAGCCGCACGGCCCGGGCGGCGTCGACGTCGTCGAGCGTCCCGGGGAAGGTGATCACACCGACCTTCGCCCCGCTCATGCCTGCTCCCGGGTCACCACGAAGTCCTCGATCACCGTGTTGGCCAGCAGCGACTCGGCGATCTCGGCCAAGGCCGCGTCGGACACCGAATCGTCGACCTCGAGCTCGAACCGCTTGCCCTGCCGGACGTCGGAGACACCGCCATGGCCGAGCCGTCCCAACGCGCCGACGATCGCCTGCCCCTGCGGGTCGAGGATCTCGGCCTTGGGCATCACGTGCACTACGACGCGGGCCACGGGTACTCCTTCACGAGCGGTGAATGTGGTCTTGATCGGCTGTAACTCTACCGACGTGAATACAAGCCACAATGGAGCCATGCAACTCACGCACTTCGGCCACTCCTGCCTGCTGGCCAGCTTCCGCGACGGCGCCGAAGGCGAGACGACGGTGCTGTTCGATCCCGGGAACTTCTCGCACGGTTTCGAGGGCATCACCGGCCTGGACGCGATCCTGATCACCCATCAGCATCCCGACCACGCCGACACCGCCCGGCTGCCCGCCCTGCTGGAGGCGAATCCGCAGGCCAAGCTGTACGCCGATCCGCAGACCGCGGCACAGCTGGGCGAGCCGTGGGCGGCCGTGCACGCCGGGGACACGTTCACCGTCGGTCACCTGACGGTGCGCGGTGTGGGGGGCACCCACGCCACCATCCACCCCGACATCCCGGTGATCGACAACACGTCCTACCTGATCGGCGACGGTGACCACCCGGCCCGGTTGATGCACCCGGGCGACGCGCTGTTCGCCCCCGGCGAGCCGGTCGACGTGCTGGCCACGCCGGCCGCGGCGCCCTGGATGAAGATCGCCGAGGCCGTCGACTACCTGCGCGCCGTGGCTCCGGCCCGGGCGGTACCGATCCACCAGGGCATCATCGACCCGTCGGCCCGCGGCATCTACTACGGCCGGCTGTCGGAGATGACCGACACCGACTTCCAGGTGCTCGAACCGGAGAACGGGACGCAGTTCTGAACGGGCACGCACTGCTGCGCTGGTGGCCACCCATCGCCATCGCGGCCATGGTGCTGCTCGGGGTGCTGGTCGGGCACGGCAACACCGGCTTCGACGTCACCGCGCTGACCGTGATGAACGACGTGTTCGGCCCGGCCCCGATCTGGATGCTCTACTTCACCTGGGGCGTCGCCATGCTGGTGCTGCTGGCCGTCGCGGTGGCGCTGGCGCTGTGGCGGCGACGATGGCGGGTCGCGGTGGTGGTGGCGCTGTGCCCGGCCGTCGCGCTGATCGGGTCGCGGGTGCTCAAGAAGCTGTTCGGCCGGCACAAGGGCGACGGCACCTCATGGGCGTACGCCTATCCCAGCGGGCACACCACGGTGGTCACCACCGTCACCGCGATGCTGGTCCTGGCCGCCGGGTACACGCTGTGGCGGGCGGCGCTGGCCGTGGTGGTCAGTGTGATCGGCGGGCTCGGCATGGCCGCGACCGACCTGCACTATCTGACCGATATCTTCGGTGGCTGGTTGTGGGCCACCGCGATGGTGTGCCTGGCGGTGCTGGCGGCCGGGCCTCAGGCGGTGTCCCGGGCGGCGGCCCGGCCCGCGGCCCTGCCGGAGAACACGCAGCCACCCAGGAAGGTGCCCTCCAACGAGCGGTAGCCGTGCACGCCGCCGCCGCCGAATCCGGCGGCCTCCCCGGCCGCGTACAGCCCGTCGAAGGTACCGCCGCCGGCCGTCAGCACCCGTGATTCCAGATCGGTGTGCAAGCCGCCCAACGACTTCCGGGTCAGGATGTGCAGTTTGACGGCGATCAGCGGGCCGGCCTTGGGATCGGTCAGCCGGTGCGGCGCGACGACGCGGGCCACCCGCTCGGCCAAATAGCCGCGCGCCCCGCGGATCGCGGTGATCTGCCCGTCCTTGGTGAAGCGGTTCACCACCTCACGGTCACGCGCGGTCACCTCGGCCTCCACCGTGGCGTAGTCCAGGGGTACCACGCCGTCGACGCCGTTCATCGCGGACACCAGCTCGCGCAACGAATTTGCCGTCACGAAGTCCGGGCCGCGGTCCACGAAGGCACGCACCGGCGCGGGTCCGCCGTCGCGTCCGCGGGCCAGCACCGCCCGCACGCTGCGCCCGGTCAGGTCGGGGTTCTGCTCCTGCCCGGACAGGCCGAACTCCTTGGCGATGATGCGGGCGTTGAGCACGAACCAGGTGTAGTCGTGGCCGGTGCCGGCGATGTATTCCAGGGTGCCCAGCGTGTCGAAGCCCGGGTAGAGCGGCACGGGCAGGCGTTTTCCGGTGGCGTCCAGCCACAGTGACGACGGTCCGGGCAGGATCCGGATGCCGTGGTTGGGCCACACCGGGTCGTAGTTGGTGATGCCCTCGGTGTAATGCCACATCCGATCGGAGTTGATGACCTGCGCTCCGGCGGCTTCGGCGATCCCGATCATCCGCCCGTCGACGTGTTCGGGCACCCCGGACAGCATGGTCGCCGGTGGTGTGCCCATCCGGGCCGGCCAGTTCTTGCGCACCAGGTCGTGGTTGCCGCCGATGCCACCGCTGGCCACGATGACGGCCTGGGCCCGGAATTCGAACTCGCCCACGGTGTTCCGTGACGACGCGACGCCGCGTTCGGCGGTCGACGGTTCCAGCACCGCGCCGCGCACCCCGACGGCGGCGCCGTTTTCCACGATGAGTTCGTCGACCCGGTGCCGGTGGGCGAACCGCACGGCGGAGTGGCCGAGCAGGCGGCGGGCGAAGATGTCCACCAACGCCGGCCCGGTGCCCCAGGTGATGTGGAACCGCGGCACCGAATTGCCGTGCCCACGGGCGTCATAGCCGCCCCGCTCGGCCCAGCCCACCAGCGCGAAGGTCTGCAGCCCGCGGGCGCGCAGCCAGGCGCGCTTCTCGCCGGCGGCGAAATCGACGTAGGCGTGCGCCCATTCCCGCGGCCAGTGGTCCTCGGCCCGGTCGAAACCGGCCGAACCCAGCCAGTCCTGCAGGGCCAGTTCGTGGCTGTCCCGGATGCCGAGCCGGCGCTGCTCGGGGCTGTCGACGAAGAACAGCCCGCCGAACGACCAGAACGCCTGACCACCGATGTTGGCGGCGTTCTCCTGGTCGACGATCAGCACGCGGCGGCCGCGTTCGATCAGCTCACACGCGGCGACCAGCCCGGCCAGTCCCGCACCCACCACGATGACGTCGGCATCCATGCCGCCCACGGTAGCCGGAAGAGCTGGGCGTCAGGCCGCATCCGGCTTCGTCAGCGCGGCCGGCGCCGCCCAGCGGTACAGCGACGGCAGGCAGCGGTGCATCAACGCCAGGTCGATCGCGTCGAGGATCGCGCGGCGGGTCCCGTCGCTGCGCAGTTGACGGGCCGACACCGCCAGTCGCACCGTGCCGCCGCGTCGCGCGCTGCGCTCGGCCGACAGGACCAGCGTCCGGCACCACCACGGCTCGGTGAGAAAGCCCTCCCCGATGCCGAGCACCCGGGCCCGCACGGTGGTGTCGCGTACCAGATCGGTGATGCCGGAGAGGCCGACCAGCAACCGGAAACCGTTGCGCGGCAAGGCGGTGATCGTCCCCTGCGACACGTTCCAGCCGGGTGCGGCGAACAGCCGGGTGCGCAGGCCCAGGTGCTCCAGCACCCGGTCGGCACCCATCAATCGCAGGTTCGCCTCGTGCGCGGGCAGCACCGCGAACTCGCCGCGGCGGGTCTTGGTGGCGGCCTCGTCGAAACCGTGCAGGACGATCGCGTCGCCGCGGCCGCGACGCCGGCCGAGCCAGTCGACGGTGTCGCGGTCACCCTCCAGCCGGTAGTCGCCCTTGAGCCGCGGGGCGACCATCAGCGACACTGGTACACCACGGGTGTCCAGTTCGGTGCAGAACGCCGCCACCTCGGTCAGGGTGCGATCCCTGATGCCCGAGATGGAGACGATCAGTTCTCCTGCCACCCGCCCAGTGTGGCAACGTCAGGTGTCGCGACGGTTGCGAACACCCGGACGGAAGTTGACTTTTGGGCCGGTTATCCGGCCAGTACCGCTTCGATCGCCGCGATCACCTCGGGCGCATCCGGTTCGGTGCGCGGCCGGAACCGGTTCACCACCGTGCCGTCGGGCGCCAGCAGGAATTTCTCGAAGTTCCACTGGATGTCGCCGGCCGCGCCGTCGGCGTCGGTGGCCTTGGTCAGTTCGGCGTAGAGGGGGTGCCGGTCGGCGCCGTTGACGTCGGTCTTGGCCAGCAGCGGAAAGGTCACCCCGTAGGTGGTCGAGCAGAACGTCTGGATCTCCTCGGCGGTGCCCGGCTCCTGGCCCATGAACTGGTTACAGGGCACTCCGACGACGGTGAGGCCACGATCGCCGTAGGTCTGGGCCAGTCGCTCCAGCGCGCCGTACTGCGGGGTGAGGCCGCACTGGGAGGCAACGTTGACGACCAGCGTTGCGCCACTGGACAAGTGGGCCAGCGTGGTGGGCGTGCCGGACAGCGTGGTCAGCGGGAGGTCTTTGATATGTCCTGAGCTCACGGCACCCGACGCTAGCCGTCGAACAGGATCGCCGCCAGCCTCTCGACGGTGGCGATGGGATCGCCGGTGGTGTGCGTCTTGTCGATGGCGTCGTTGAGCCACAGCTGCGCAAAGCCGTGCACCAGCGACCACGCGGCCAGCGCGGCACCGGCCGGGTCGGCCTTGGCGTGCGGGTCGGCCAGGGTGCCGACACCCCGGTCGAGTTCCGCTCCGGCCGCGGCGGCGGCCGCCACCACCTCGGGATCGCGCTCGTCGTACAGCGATTTGTCGAACATCACCTCGTAGTGGCCGGGATGGTCGAGCGCGAACCGCACATACGCCTTGGCGGCGTCGATGAACTGGGGGCGGGCCTCGGTCAGCGCCGCGGTCAGCAGCCGGAAACCCTCGGCGGCCAGCGCGGTGAACAGCCCGCGCCGGTCGGTGAAGTGATGCGCCGGCGCGGCGTGCGACACCCCGGCCGACCGGGCCAGCTCACGCAGCGAGATCCCGTCGGCACCGCGCTCGGCGACCAGCACCGCCGCCTCGGCGAGGATGACCGCCCGCAGGTCGCCATGGTGATACGTCCGCTTGGTCACCCGGCCATCGTATCTTGACAGCGTCTAGTTCCGGGCTATCCTTCATCTTGTCACTGTCTAGATGGAGGTGGTGTGCGGTGGCCGTGTTCCTCGCGCTCGTGCTCGGCAGCGTCGCCGCCCGGGTTACCGTGGCCGATTCCTGGCCGGTGGCCATCGCGGCCGGACTCGCGCTGATGTTCACCATGACGGGCCTGGCCCATTTCGCACCCGGCATGCGCCGGGACATGCTCGCCATCGTGCCGCCCCGACTGCCATCCCCGGGACTGCTGGTCACCGTCACCGGTGTGCTCGAGCTGGTGGGCGCGGCCGGCCTGCTCTATCCGCCCACCCGGGCCGCCGCCGCGGCCTGCCTGTTCGTGCTCATGCTGGCCATGTTTCCGGCCAACATCCGTGCCGCGCGCATGCCCGATCCACCGGCCTCGATGACGGCGAACCTAGCCGTGCGAACCGCCGAAGAGGCTGTCTACCTGGCCGCTGCCGTAGTGGTCGCGGTCGGCGGTGGCCAGTAACCAGGCGTACTGGAAGGCGGCTTCCTTCCAGCGTTCATAACGCCCGCTGATGCCGCCGTGGCCGGCCGCCATCTCCGTCTTCAACAGCACCGGATGGTCGTCGGTCTTGACATGGCGCAGCGCGGCAACCCATTTCGCCGGTTCCACGTAGTAGACCCGGGTGTCGTTGAGCGATGTCATGGCCAGGATGGCCGGGTAATCCTTGGCCTCGACGTTCTCGTACGGCGAGTAGGACTTCATGTACTCGTAGACGTTCTTGTCCTCCAACGGATTTCCCCACTCGTCCCATTCGGTGACGGTCAGCGGCAGGGACGGATCCAAGATGGTGGTCAGCGGGTCGACGAACGGCACCTGGGCCAGCACCCCGGCGAATGCCTGCGGCGCCAGATTGGTCACCGCGCCGATCAGCAGGCCGCCCGCACTCCCACCCAGGGCCACCAGATTCTCCGGGCGGGTCAGGCCGGTCTCCACCAGATGCTCGGCCACCGCGATGAAATCGGTGAAGGTGTTGCGTTTGTGCAGCATCTTGCCGTTCTCGTACCACGGCCGGCCCAACTCACCGCCACCGCGCACGTGCGCCACCGCGAACACCATGCCGCGGTCCAGTAACGACAACCGGGCGATGGAGAAGCGCGGGTCCTCACACGACTCGTAGGCGCCGTAGCCGTACAGCAATGCCGGCGCCGGGAAAGGCAACCCGACCCGGTGCACGATCGATATCGGGATCCTGGCACCGTCGTCGGCGACGGCCCAGTCCCGACGTTCGATGTAATCATCCGGCCGGTAGTCGCCGAGCACCGGTTGCTCGCGCAGCAGGGTGCGCTCGCCGGTGGTCAGGTCCAGATCGTAGATGCGTACCGGCAGCACGAACGAGGTTGCGCCGACGCGCAGCTTCGGCGACGACCAGTTCGGGTTGCCCGACAGGCCGGCCGACATCAGTTCCGACTCGAAAGCGATCTCCTCGGGAGCACCGTAGGAGCCGTCGGAGGTGATGGGCCACAGCTGGATTCGGGGCAGCGCCTCCCGGCGGTAGCTGACCACGAGGTGCTTCTCGAACGCGTCGACCCCGTCCAGGCGGACGTCGTCGCGGCCTTCGATGAGGGTGCGGAACGCCGTCGGGTCGCTGACCGGCGCGTCGACGAGGGTGAAGTTGACCGCGCCGTCGTTGTGCATGATGAGGAAGCGGTCCTCACCGCCGACGACGGCGTGCTCCACCGAGTACTCGACGAGGTCGCGGCGCGGCAGCACCACGGTGAACTCCGCTTCCGGGTCGGCCGCGTCGGCGTAGCGCACCTCGGTGGTGACCGCACTGCCCGCCGCGATGAGCACGTACTTGTCGCTGCGGGTGCGCCCGACCGCCAGCCAGAAGCGTTCGTCGGGTTCGTGGTACACCTTCTGGGCGGACAGTCCCGACGCCAGCCGGTGCCGCCACACCGTGTCCGGCCGCCACGCGTCGTCGACCGTCACGTAGTAGACGGTGCGGTTGTCCGCCGCCCAGGTGACCCCGGCGCCGATTCCGGCGATCACGTCCTCGTACAGTTCGCCGGTGCGTAAGTCCTTGAACCGCAAGGTGTAGCGCTCGTCGCCCCTGACGTCCACCGAATAGGCCAGGATGTTGCCGTCGATGCTGACGCTGATCGCGCCGAGGGAGAAGAAGTCGTGGCCTTCGGCCTCGACGTTCTCGTCGAGCAGGATCTGCTCGCCGGGAATCGGGGTGTTCTCGTCCAGCTCCGGCGGCGTCCAGTCGTCGGGATCGGCGATGGGACAGCGGCATTGCACGCCGTACTGCTTGCCCTCGAAGCTGCGCGCGTAGTACCACCAGTCGCCGCGCCGGGTCGGGACCGACAGATCCGTTTCCTTGGTCCGGGCCTTGATCTCGTCGAAGATCTTCTGGCGCAAGGGCGCCAGTTGCGCGGTGACCTGGTCGGCGTACGCGTTCTCCGCCTCCAGGTGCGCGATGACCTCGGGATTGTCCTTCTCGCGCAGCCACTCGTAGTGGTCGACGAAGACGTCGCCGTGGTGTTCGCGGTGCTTGGGCACGCGTTTGGCAATGGGTGCAGTCTGGCTCATGCGCCGATCCAATCGCCGAAGCTCAGGCCCGAGATGCGTTCGTAGGCCTCGATATAACGTGCCCGCGTGGCGGCCGCGATCTCGGCGGGCAGCGGTGGCGGCGGTGTGCTACCGTGCCGGTCCCAGCCGGAGTCCGGCCCGGTCAGCCAGTTGCGGACGAACTGTTTGTCGTAACTGGGCTGCACCACACCCGGCTGATACGTGTCGGCCGGCCAGTACCGCGACGAGTCCGGGGTCAGTACCTCGTCGGCCAGCACCAACTCGCCGTCGGCATCCACACCGAACTCGAACTTGGTGTCGGCGACGATCACCCCCTTGCTCAGCGCGTGGTCGGCGGCCTTGGAATAGATGTCCAGGGTGCGGTCGCGCAGCTGCGCGGCCCGCTGTTCGCCGACGAGCCCGACGACGGCGTCGAAGGCGATGTTCTCGTCGTGATCGCCCAGCTCGGCCTTGCTGGCCGGGGTGAAGATCGGCTGCGCGAACTTACTGGCCTCGCCCAGCCCCGCGGGCAGCTCGATACCGCACACGGCGCCGGTCTGCTGGTAGTCGATCAGTCCCGATCCGGTCAGATAGCCGCGGGCCACGCATTCGACCGGCAACATCTCCAGCCGGCGCACCACCAGCGCGCGCCCGAGCACGTCGGCCGGGATGCGTTCGTCGTCGGGCGGGCCGGCCAGGTGGTTGGGCACCCCGAGATGGTCGAAGAAGAACACGCTCATCGCGGTGAGGATCCGGCCCTTGTCCGGGATCTCGGTGTCCAGGACGTAGTCGAAGGCGGAGATGCGGTCGGAGGCCACGAACAGCAGGTGATCGTCGTCGATGCGGTACAGCTCGCGAACTTTGCCGCTGGCCAGATGCCGGTAGTCGGTCAGAGCGGGGCGCATCCGCCCACCCTATGTGCTGGGATCGAAGCCATGACTTCGCGGTACCTGCCCTACGCCACGAAACCGGGTCGGCTGCTGGCGCAGCTGCTCAGTGACATCGCGGTCATCGTCTGGACCGCCATCTGGGTGATGGTGGGCGGGGCGGTGTACTCGGCCGTCGCGACCATCTCCGAGGTGGGCCGCCAGGTGCAGAGCGGCGCCGACGGGGTGTCGGGCAACCTGGCCTCGGCCGGTGACAGCACCGATGACGTGCCGCTGATCGGCGGCACCCTGGCCGGCCCGCTGAAGGCGGCCAGCCGCGCGGCGGATGAGATCGCCGGCGCCGGGCACAGCCTGGACGTGACCGCGAGCTGGCTGGCCTGGGTGCTGGCGCTGGCGGTGGCGGCCACCCCGATCCTGGCCGTGGCGATGCCCTGGCTGTTCCTGCGGGTGCGGTTCTTCCGCCGCAAGTTGATGGTGTTGTCGCTGGCCTCCAGCCACGCCGGCCAGGAACTGCTGGCCATGCGCGCGCTGGCCAACCGGCCGCTGGCCAAGCTCACCGCGATCGACCCCGACCCGATCGGCGCCTGGCGCCGTGATGACCGGATGGCGATCCGCGGGCTGGCCCTGCTGGAACTGCACGCCGCCGGCATCCGGCTCAAGTCGTAGCGATTTGTGGAGCCGCACCCGTAACCATTACGGGTGCGGCTCCACGAATCACAGAGACGGGAACCCGCCGACACCCGCCCGCGTCGGAAACAACATGCTCAGTGATCTCCTGCGCGACCACGACGGTGTGATCACCTTGGCGCAGGCTCTGCGGGCCGGCCTCAGCCAGGACGACATCGATTACCGGCTGCGCACCGGCCAGTGGCTCCGCTGCGCCCGCGGCGTCTACTTCGTCGACGACCGGCAGTTCACCGATGCCGCGCGCGTCCGTGCCGCGGTGTGGTCGTACGGCGAGGAAGGCGTGGCCAGCGGATTGACCGCGGCATGGTGGCACCGACTGACGCAGTTCGTGCCTGACATCGTCGAGGTGACCGTTCCCAGGGAGCGACGACGACGGGTGCACCTCGGCACCAAGCTGCGACGACGCAACCTCGACCCCCGTGAGGTCATCGAGGTCGGCGACCTTCGGGTGACCGCCTTGCCCTTGACCGTCGTCGAGGCCGCAGCCCGTCGCGGTGGTGGCGCCAAGATCATGGACACCGCCTTGCAACGCCACCTCGAACTGCCCGAGCTTTGGAAGTCTCACCTGAACAACAAGGGCAGGCACGGCTCGCCGAGGGCGCGCATCATGCTGTTGGCGGCGGGCGACGGCGCGCGTTCCGAGGCCGAACGCCTGCTGGGGAAGCTGCTCCGGCAGGCCGGCATCACCGGGTGGAAGGCCAATCATCGGGTCGCCGGGTACAAGGTCGACTACGGCTTTCCCGCGGCCGCTCTGGCACTGGAGACCGATGGCTGGGCATTCCACAGCGATCCCGACGCGTTTCACAGTGACCGGATCCGGCAGAACGCGTTGATTCTGGCGGGCTGGCACGTTCTGCGCTTCACGTGGCTGGACCTCAACGAGTATCCCGACCGGGTCGTCGCTGAGATCAAACGGGCCCTCAAGCAGCG harbors:
- a CDS encoding Dyp-type peroxidase yields the protein MSDLVPQAVLAPLTPAAIFMVATIDDGGEQTVHDALGDISGLVRAIGFRDPTKHLSVITSIGSDAWDRLFSGPRPVELHPFVALEGPRHRAPSTPGDLLFHIRAESLDVCFELAGKIVAAMDGAITIVDEVHGFKFFDNRDLLGFVDGTENPDGPVAMSASQIGDEDPDFAGGCYVHVQRYLHDMSAWNALSVEEQERVIGRTKLDDIELDDAVKPANSHVALNVIEDEQGNELKILRHNMPFGEIGKGEFGTYYIGYSRTAAVTERMLRNMFIGDPPGNTDRILDFSTAVTGCLFFTPTADFLDDPPPMPGPAEPAPAVATSTPTPTYSGSLSIGSLKGQPQ
- a CDS encoding family 1 encapsulin nanocompartment shell protein, with translation MNNLYRELAPVTDEAWAEIEQEATRTFKRHIAGRRVVDCTGPTGATTAAVSTGHLLDVTSPGDGVIAHLRDSRPLVRLRVPFTITREAIDDVERGSQDSDWDPVKDAAKKLAFAEDRAIFEGYAAANIQGIRAASSNPGLALPEDPRDYPDVIAQALSELRLAGVDGPYSVLLSADAYTKVSETTEHGYPLREHLNRVVDGDIIWAPAIDGAFVLSTRGGDFDLQLGTDVSIGYSSHDAETVQLYLQETFTFLNYTAEASVALSA
- the purQ gene encoding phosphoribosylformylglycinamidine synthase subunit PurQ, which encodes MSGAKVGVITFPGTLDDVDAARAVRLAGGEAVALWHADADLKGVDAVVVPGGFSYGDYLRAGAIASFAPVMRSVVDAARGGMPVLGICNGFQVLCESGLLPGALTRNAGLHFICRDVWLQVASNTTAWTTRYEQDADLLVPLKSGEGRYVASEAVLDELEGEGRVVFRYRENLNGSMRGIAGVSSADGRVVGLMPHPEHATEPLTGPSDDGLGLFYSALDAVLTA
- the purS gene encoding phosphoribosylformylglycinamidine synthase subunit PurS, with the translated sequence MARVVVHVMPKAEILDPQGQAIVGALGRLGHGGVSDVRQGKRFELEVDDSVSDAALAEIAESLLANTVIEDFVVTREQA
- a CDS encoding MBL fold metallo-hydrolase encodes the protein MQLTHFGHSCLLASFRDGAEGETTVLFDPGNFSHGFEGITGLDAILITHQHPDHADTARLPALLEANPQAKLYADPQTAAQLGEPWAAVHAGDTFTVGHLTVRGVGGTHATIHPDIPVIDNTSYLIGDGDHPARLMHPGDALFAPGEPVDVLATPAAAPWMKIAEAVDYLRAVAPARAVPIHQGIIDPSARGIYYGRLSEMTDTDFQVLEPENGTQF
- a CDS encoding phosphatase PAP2 family protein, giving the protein MVLLGVLVGHGNTGFDVTALTVMNDVFGPAPIWMLYFTWGVAMLVLLAVAVALALWRRRWRVAVVVALCPAVALIGSRVLKKLFGRHKGDGTSWAYAYPSGHTTVVTTVTAMLVLAAGYTLWRAALAVVVSVIGGLGMAATDLHYLTDIFGGWLWATAMVCLAVLAAGPQAVSRAAARPAALPENTQPPRKVPSNER
- a CDS encoding FAD-binding dehydrogenase produces the protein MDADVIVVGAGLAGLVAACELIERGRRVLIVDQENAANIGGQAFWSFGGLFFVDSPEQRRLGIRDSHELALQDWLGSAGFDRAEDHWPREWAHAYVDFAAGEKRAWLRARGLQTFALVGWAERGGYDARGHGNSVPRFHITWGTGPALVDIFARRLLGHSAVRFAHRHRVDELIVENGAAVGVRGAVLEPSTAERGVASSRNTVGEFEFRAQAVIVASGGIGGNHDLVRKNWPARMGTPPATMLSGVPEHVDGRMIGIAEAAGAQVINSDRMWHYTEGITNYDPVWPNHGIRILPGPSSLWLDATGKRLPVPLYPGFDTLGTLEYIAGTGHDYTWFVLNARIIAKEFGLSGQEQNPDLTGRSVRAVLARGRDGGPAPVRAFVDRGPDFVTANSLRELVSAMNGVDGVVPLDYATVEAEVTARDREVVNRFTKDGQITAIRGARGYLAERVARVVAPHRLTDPKAGPLIAVKLHILTRKSLGGLHTDLESRVLTAGGGTFDGLYAAGEAAGFGGGGVHGYRSLEGTFLGGCVFSGRAAGRAAARDTA
- a CDS encoding DUF2334 domain-containing protein, whose product is MAGELIVSISGIRDRTLTEVAAFCTELDTRGVPVSLMVAPRLKGDYRLEGDRDTVDWLGRRRGRGDAIVLHGFDEAATKTRRGEFAVLPAHEANLRLMGADRVLEHLGLRTRLFAAPGWNVSQGTITALPRNGFRLLVGLSGITDLVRDTTVRARVLGIGEGFLTEPWWCRTLVLSAERSARRGGTVRLAVSARQLRSDGTRRAILDAIDLALMHRCLPSLYRWAAPAALTKPDAA
- a CDS encoding glutathione peroxidase, with amino-acid sequence MKDLPLTTLSGTPTTLAHLSSGATLVVNVASQCGLTPQYGALERLAQTYGDRGLTVVGVPCNQFMGQEPGTAEEIQTFCSTTYGVTFPLLAKTDVNGADRHPLYAELTKATDADGAAGDIQWNFEKFLLAPDGTVVNRFRPRTEPDAPEVIAAIEAVLAG